One Falco biarmicus isolate bFalBia1 chromosome 9, bFalBia1.pri, whole genome shotgun sequence genomic region harbors:
- the TSPAN14 gene encoding tetraspanin-14, giving the protein MHYYRYSNAEVSCWYKYLLFSYNIVFWLAGVAFLAAGLWAWSEKGVLSDLTKVTGLHGLDPVVLVLLVGIVMFTLGFAGCVGALRENICLLKFFCGAIVFIFLLELAVAVLAFLFQDWVRDRVKEFFENNIKSYRDDIDLQNLIDSLQKINHCCGAQGPDDWDFNIYFNCSSESKSREKCGVPFSCCIPDPAQKVVNTQCGYDVRKKSKSQWDDQIFVKGCILALEAWLPRNIYIVAGVFIAISLLQIFGIFLARTLISDIEAVKAGNAF; this is encoded by the exons ATGCACTATTACAGATATTCTAATGCAGAAGTCAGCTGTTGGTACAAATACCTGCTCTTCAGCTACAACATTGTCTTCTGG cTAGCTGGGGTGGCCTTCCTTGCAGCTGGTCTCTGGGCATGGAGTGAAAAG GGTGTATTGTCTGATCTGACGAAGGTGACTGGTCTTCATGGTCTGGACCCAGTGGTTCTTGTCTTACTGGTGGGAATAGTGATGTTTACATTGGGATTTGCTGGTTGTGTAGGGGCACTGAGAGAAAACATCTGCCTTCTGAAGTTT ttctgtGGAGCTATTGTGTTTATAttcctgctggagctggcagtggCAGTTTTGGCTTTCCTGTTCCAGGACTGGGTGAGGGACAGGGTCAAGGAGTTCTTTGAGAATAACATTAAATCCTACCGCGACGATATTGACCTCCAGAACCTCATTGATTCGCTACAGAAAATT AACCATTGCTGTGGTGCCCAGGGTCCAGATGACTGGGACTTTAACATATACTTCAACtgcagcagtgaaagcaaaagtCGTGAGAAGTGTGGCGttcctttttcctgttgtatACCTGATCCTGCT caaAAAGTTGTGAATACACAGTGTGGCTATGATGTCAGGAAGAAG AGCAAGAGTCAATGGGATGATCAGATTTTTGTCAAAGGATGTATTCTTGCACTTGAAGCTTGGTTACCCCGAAATATCTACATTGTTGCAGGTGTCTTCATAGCTATCTCACTGCTCCAG aTTTTTGGGATTTTCCTAGCCAGGACGTTGATTTCTGATATTGAAGCTGTAAAGGCAGGTAATGCCTTCTGA